The following coding sequences lie in one Flavobacterium sp. 20NA77.7 genomic window:
- the pgi gene encoding glucose-6-phosphate isomerase: MALAKINPTETTAWKKLNDHYAEQKKQSIKELFQNDSNRAAKFSIEWEDFFVDYSKNNWTQETINLLLQLAEEVELKNAISSYFSGEKINETENRAVLHTALRSFSNESFIVDGTNITEDIQHTKNKMKVFVNEVLSGARKGYTNQSFTTVVNIGIGGSDLGPAMIVEALQFYKSSLQTHFISNVDGDHVQEILKKINPETTLFVVASKTFTTQETLTNAETVRKWFLQHANQEDVAKHFVAVSTNLEKVTEFGIAPDNIFPMWDWVGGRFSLWSAVGLSIALAVGFDNFDKLLLGATKMDSHFKETSFDKNIPVLLALLSIWHNNFFGAETEALIPYTQYLQKLAPYLQQGIMESNGKSIARNGQPVNYQTGTIVWGEPGTNSQHAFFQLIHQGTKLIPTDFIGFIHPLYGEQDHHNKLMSNFFAQTEALLMGKTKEQVIAEFKAQGKTEEQVKELIPFKVFEGNKPTNTLLIDKLTPETLGALVALYEHKIFVQGVIWNIYSYDQWGVELGKQLANSVLKDIESEEISAHDSSTKQLIKRFKTK, encoded by the coding sequence ATGGCTTTAGCAAAAATTAATCCCACAGAAACGACCGCTTGGAAGAAATTAAACGATCATTATGCCGAACAAAAAAAACAATCAATAAAAGAATTATTTCAAAACGACAGCAATCGTGCGGCTAAATTTTCAATTGAATGGGAAGATTTTTTTGTCGATTATTCAAAAAACAATTGGACGCAAGAAACGATTAACTTATTACTTCAACTAGCAGAAGAAGTAGAACTAAAGAACGCCATATCAAGTTATTTTTCTGGAGAAAAAATAAATGAAACAGAAAATAGAGCTGTACTACACACGGCTTTACGAAGTTTTTCTAATGAGTCGTTCATTGTTGATGGAACAAATATTACAGAAGACATTCAGCATACTAAAAACAAAATGAAAGTATTTGTAAATGAAGTGCTTTCTGGAGCAAGAAAAGGCTATACAAACCAATCTTTTACTACGGTCGTGAATATTGGTATTGGCGGTTCTGACTTAGGTCCAGCCATGATTGTAGAAGCGTTACAATTTTACAAGTCTTCTTTACAAACCCATTTTATTTCTAATGTAGATGGAGATCATGTACAAGAAATTCTAAAAAAAATAAATCCTGAGACAACACTATTTGTAGTTGCTTCAAAAACATTTACTACCCAAGAAACGTTGACAAATGCAGAAACCGTAAGAAAATGGTTTTTACAACACGCAAATCAAGAAGATGTGGCTAAACACTTTGTTGCTGTTTCTACAAATCTAGAAAAAGTTACCGAATTCGGAATTGCCCCTGACAACATTTTTCCAATGTGGGACTGGGTTGGCGGAAGATTTTCACTATGGAGTGCCGTTGGACTTTCAATAGCACTCGCTGTAGGATTTGACAATTTTGACAAACTATTGCTAGGCGCAACTAAAATGGACTCCCATTTTAAAGAAACCTCGTTTGACAAAAATATTCCTGTACTATTAGCTTTATTAAGCATTTGGCACAATAATTTTTTTGGTGCCGAAACAGAAGCATTGATTCCTTATACCCAATATTTACAAAAACTAGCACCTTACTTGCAACAAGGTATTATGGAAAGTAATGGAAAATCAATAGCAAGAAATGGTCAGCCTGTAAATTATCAAACAGGAACAATAGTTTGGGGAGAACCTGGTACCAATTCCCAACATGCGTTTTTCCAATTAATTCATCAAGGAACAAAATTAATTCCCACTGATTTTATAGGCTTCATACATCCTTTATATGGTGAACAAGACCATCATAATAAATTGATGTCTAACTTCTTTGCACAAACCGAAGCCTTACTAATGGGTAAGACAAAAGAACAAGTTATTGCCGAATTTAAAGCACAAGGCAAAACAGAGGAACAAGTTAAAGAATTAATTCCTTTTAAAGTGTTTGAAGGAAACAAACCTACCAATACCTTATTAATTGATAAATTAACACCTGAAACCTTAGGTGCATTAGTGGCGCTTTATGAGCATAAAATTTTTGTGCAAGGTGTTATTTGGAACATTTATAGTTATGATCAATGGGGCGTTGAACTTGGAAAACAATTAGCTAATTCCGTGTTAAAAGACATCGAATCGGAAGAAATTAGCGCCCATGACAGTTCTACTAAACAGCTAATTAAACGGTTTAAAACGAAATAG
- a CDS encoding M23 family metallopeptidase, with protein sequence MNYIIYIFLALLSVSCNQKSETNTTKKIKKEPIIKDFGFTFNDFSVVTDTLHAGDTFSTILENYSLPDSLKIHDVTEKIKDTFNLKNIRAGKAIFTFSDKKNKKALKALVYVQDKTNYLVVDLRDSIVVQLKQKPTITKRRTVAAALDGSLSETLERNKVSATLANQLALIYAYTIDFFKIQKGDKFAVTIQEKYFQNGEYLGVDKIEACYFEYKGKKIYAFPYKLDEKYKKFDYYDDEGKGLKNMFLKAPLDYFRLTSRFTRMRFHPVQLRWKAHNGTDYAAPHGTPIKTTATGVVEKTGYTAGNGNFVKVKHNGMYATQYLHMSRILVKQGQRVSQGQIIGRVGSTGLATGPHVCYRFWKNGVQVDPLRLKLPNTEPMSKKQKGAYLTYIKPLKKELDDISSKTFKE encoded by the coding sequence TTGAACTATATAATTTACATTTTTCTAGCTTTATTAAGCGTTTCTTGCAATCAAAAAAGTGAAACTAACACAACTAAAAAAATTAAAAAAGAGCCCATAATTAAAGATTTCGGCTTTACTTTTAATGATTTTTCAGTGGTTACCGATACCTTGCACGCAGGAGATACGTTTAGCACCATTTTAGAAAACTACAGCTTACCTGACAGCTTAAAAATTCATGATGTTACTGAAAAAATTAAAGACACATTTAATTTAAAAAACATTCGGGCGGGTAAAGCTATTTTCACTTTTTCCGATAAAAAAAATAAAAAAGCACTCAAAGCTTTAGTCTATGTGCAAGACAAAACAAATTATTTAGTAGTCGATTTAAGAGACAGTATTGTTGTTCAACTGAAACAAAAACCAACCATTACAAAACGAAGAACGGTGGCGGCAGCTCTTGACGGCTCATTGTCAGAAACATTAGAAAGAAATAAGGTAAGTGCTACTTTAGCTAATCAATTAGCGCTAATCTATGCCTACACGATTGACTTCTTTAAAATTCAAAAAGGAGATAAATTTGCCGTAACCATTCAGGAAAAATATTTTCAAAATGGAGAATATTTAGGTGTAGATAAAATTGAAGCCTGTTACTTTGAATATAAAGGCAAAAAAATCTATGCGTTTCCATACAAATTAGACGAAAAATATAAAAAATTTGACTACTACGACGACGAAGGAAAAGGACTAAAAAACATGTTTTTAAAAGCGCCTTTAGACTATTTTAGACTAACTTCTCGTTTTACCCGTATGCGATTTCACCCCGTTCAGCTCAGATGGAAAGCACACAACGGTACAGATTATGCTGCCCCACACGGTACACCTATAAAAACTACCGCTACAGGTGTTGTTGAAAAAACAGGCTACACTGCAGGTAATGGTAATTTTGTAAAAGTTAAACATAACGGCATGTATGCAACACAGTATTTACATATGTCCAGAATTTTAGTGAAACAAGGACAACGTGTTTCGCAAGGACAAATTATTGGACGTGTAGGAAGTACGGGATTAGCCACTGGACCTCACGTGTGTTATCGCTTTTGGAAAAATGGCGTACAAGTAGATCCACTTCGACTAAAATTACCAAATACCGAACCCATGTCTAAAAAACAAAAGGGAGCTTATTTAACCTATATTAAACCACTAAAAAAAGAACTAGACGATATTTCCTCAAAAACCTTTAAAGAATAA